The window aagaagtaaatgaaggaagcatgatgcttttaaagcttaaacagcccttttaagggctaccaaaatttttcaaaaagaatctgaaattgttgcatggtattagtcacaaataaaatataaagcttgtcccattttctaaatctctctttcttctctgcaatttatttctattataaagtccatgtgaacttgctaagttttactatcttcccctctggatcgtgcagtaaatatttagttttgcttctatcttaaacctgaaaaaaatcttttttatacaaattcttgatctgttcaaaattgctacttcctaactttatatatcaaaaattttaacacttctgtgtctacgaccatatcacgttgaaaacaccggttctcgtccgatcaccgaagttaagcaacgtcgagcccggttagtacttggatgggtgaccgcctgggaataccgggtgttgtagacatttttttgtgttcttataattttgcatttctatcaaacatataattaatgtaaagttttgcttctcaaaaaaattattatatataaatgtttgtcaaaaatgCTACTACCCaaccttatatatcaaaaaatttaacacttctgtgtctacgaccatatcacgttgaaaacaccggttctcgtccgatcaccgaagttaagcaacgtcgagcccggttagtacttggatgggtgaccgcctgggaataccgggtgttgtagacattttttttacgtataattttgtattcctaccaaacataatggttcaatattttttttactaatttatttggatgtaatattcaatgtatttagctatcgaatgaagaaaacagaaaataaatcattcataaatttatttggttttcaatacccatctgcatgttgaaatatttttaagtgaaatacatgcacgTCAAGTTATATACACTTGAGAATTCCACTCCTTCCACATGcatgtggctatatatatattttttttttaaattaggtctttgaaaggtcgtctgtgatcatatggtatccgccatttgtcgtcatttgaaatcgcctctttctttttgaccagggcttatatgattcacatttttttctaaaaggattctaattagcaaaaattcattatagcaaaaacaaataataaacaataaataataattatagtttgtaaagttccagtaaaaacttcgaatatttgaaacgtctttcatctcggtcaaggaagtcccggtttcgaagtttgccatctttgtgtgctttcatatcgaaggcaaaatctaaatttctgggaagtctctttatttctgtgtatatctgaaagcaaaaacatataaagaaatgattttactacaaattcatatcatttttacggcacaatctagtttttgtgaaataatacaacacgttttctgatgaagaatcgcacgagtgaaattgacaagttgtacattaatcgtaaatatttcttcactcgtggtatcttgtttaattcttatgacatattctgaaagataaattcctgctgaaaattttcgtgtatcatttatataacaaaaagtacaatttatttgaaacaaatgattaaaacttgtcgaacaagcacacagattttcttgtcgatctgtttgaattagattgtcatgaaagtttaagggtgctctcgtcgaggtccgcgttagtttgataattacacactgtcagtgatttttgcatatcattgtaatctgtcgttcattcgcacacatcgttcaacaaccaaagccgcaaaatgtctgacgcaccagcaccagtagtaaagaccccagctaagtcaccaaagaagaaagctgcagctaaaccaaagaaagtagctactcatccaaaatacagcgagatggtcggaaaggctatatctgctttgaaagagcgtggaggctccagccgtcaagccatcctcaagtatatcttagcaaacttcagcgttggtagcgatgcaaaaacagtcaacactcacttgaagttagctctgaaatcaggagtgaagagcaatagcttgaaacagtcgaagggtaccggcgcttctggaagctttaagattggggaagtagctaaaccagctaagaaaccagcaaagaaagtagttaaacctaaagcagccaagccaaagaaggcaaagacacctaccaaaaagactgccgcaaagaaacctgcagcaaagaaaccagcaggtgaaaagaaagcagctaaaccaaaagcaaagaagccagctgcaaagaaacctgctgcaaaacctgctgccaaatctgcaaagaaagccacaaaatctcccaagaagacaaaggctgcagctaaaccaaagaaggcaaagacaccaaagaagaagtaaatgaaggaagcatgatgcttttaaagcttaaacagcccttttaagggctaccaaaatttttcaaaaagaatctgaaattgttgcatggtattagtcacaaataaaatataaagcttgtcccattttctaaatctctctttcttctctgcaatttatttctattataaagtccatgtgaacttgctaagttttactatcttcccctctggatcgtgcagtaaatatttagttttgcttctatcttaaacctgaaaaaaatcttttttatacaaat of the Mytilus trossulus isolate FHL-02 unplaced genomic scaffold, PNRI_Mtr1.1.1.hap1 h1tg000586l__unscaffolded, whole genome shotgun sequence genome contains:
- the LOC134702638 gene encoding histone H1-delta-like: MSDAPAPVVKTPAKSPKKKAAAKPKKVATHPKYSEMVGKAISALKERGGSSRQAILKYILANFSVGSDAKTVNTHLKLALKSGVKSNSLKQSKGTGASGSFKIGEVAKPAKKPAKKVVKPKAAKPKKAKTPTKKTAAKKPAAKKPAGEKKAAKPKAKKPAAKKPAAKPAAKSAKKATKSPKKTKAAAKPKKAKTPKKK